GAGGTTAATAGgggtaaatatatataaataatcatGAACTtaatttcacatattttttttttcaaatgtgtatatacgtatatatattaaaatgtcgtgatttttataattattacatcAGGCTtcgtttttcaattttttgatttattgAATATGGGATATTAAGTTTGCTAATTgacataatattataattagttgATTATTAATCCCAATATATCGTACGACCtgcttttacatttttctagTTAAATACATTTAAAAGAATGTACCATAATCACATTTCCctatgcatataaataaaaaaggtgaaaaaactaaattaattttcaatattaatttgacctatgaaataaattttatttaatcaaCCTGTGCAAAAATGATTAGTTTCTCAATATTATGTAATCTATATCTTCTATATTGGGCTCTGGACAGGCCCAGTTCCTCAATATATTCTAACATTTGTATCTGCTTGAATCCTTGTATTGCATGGGCCGTTGTGAGGCAGAGGGAAATGATCCAACCGATTGATGAGCTGATGCTCTAAGCTAGTATGGGAACGTGTCTTCGGTTCCAGAAGTTTGATCGGCATAGTTTTAGCTACGTTGTGACATGGCAATGTGGTATCCAAGCCACGGACTTTTGATCACAAACTGTCATGTGTGCACATTCCGGCCAAGCAAGGCGAGCGCATATAGTTCATTTTGTCGTACGCACACATACTTCGTGTTGAATAATCCTCTCGATCAAGGTTTTGAtccacgtgattcatgtcgaCGCCAGCTTCTTATCTTTAGTGCATTACTTCATCTTATGAtagattattattaaatgaactTTGGCATTTTAACGTGTGTGAAAGTGAAACCAATAATGATCACACATAGGGTAATATTATCGGTGCTGATCAGCTCCTTATTGGCCTAGTAGCTAGGACATTGACAGGCTGACATTATAACGGGCAATCAATAATTTATAGTGAATTAATGCTTGTGGAGTACTTCAAGTTGGACTACTTGATCGATGAGATCATTTTGTGTACTCCTCTCACAATAATTATATAAGGACGAttgataaacaaaaaaaaaattatggtaCATTGTTCTCATGTTTAATacgtgcttttttttttgttcatttgTAGGAATTAAAATAGCCTTTCTTAAGGAAGATAATGTGGTTTGGTGGTGCACGTCCTTTTTTAAGAAGAGGTTCTAGACATGATtatcatcaatgaaattataTGTACCCcttatttaccaaaaaataataatttatatgtacctttttatttaactttcgATTTCTTTTAATAACCCATGAATTTTCCTTATAATATTAGGGAAAAAAAGCTCTTCTTATGTTAATACGGGGAGGTACAATCGTTTTAAAACTTCTGTATGTATAGGCATAATATAGCATTCGTTTATATAGTAAAGGAAATAAAACCTTAACGATCTTCTGTTGGAGAGACTTTCGAATGACAAACTTCGTTATCCTTGTATAATGTAATGAGAAGATATCTCTTTGCATAAGATACACTAATTCGTAAACTATAACTGAAGCCAAAAGCAAAATGTAAATCCAAAACACTGCAGGTTGAAGCATAAGGTTAATAAACATTTCCTagtacttttttatattttcggtAACATACTATATTGTGATAGTTATAATAATTAGTTAATATGTCTTCTTTGGAACTTGACAGGATTGAAaagcatgtttgcatgtttcgGGAAGACAAGCTGGACATATTCGAACAGCCTGCATGCGAAGACCAATAATATTCAAACTGATTTTGGTAAGACTTCGAGATGGAAAGAGAACGAAGAGGATCAGCCATTGATCGATGTGAAATTTTAACTGTTACTCTATGGTGCTTCAATTCCATTTCATTCCGACATATGTTTCATTCGTTTACCCAATCGAGTAAAAGCTCTCAAGTATCAAGCACAGAATGCTGAGAAAAAAGCTACTGGGgccatatatacatacacacaaaCTCAAAACATATCCTTATTTCATCAGCATATAGAGTCCACCGAATGCAGTAGATCCCTTCTTATTCATTCTACATAGTCTTTCTGACAAAACGGTAAGATTTTGTACCTCAGATTGTCCGAATCCCAAGTACGTATAGTGAAGCGGTCTCCGGACTAATTCAGATCTCGCTTCGAGCTTTATTGGCACCCTAAAACATGGAGGGAAATTGACATGCCACCGCCCGGAAGCGACCTACCTAGATCAAAATTCTCAATGCCCGATTGACTTTGGTTCTCATCAATCAACCATATTCACCGGTGGCCGGGTGTGATGTACTAAAGTCGGAGAGATCTAGATCATGACTGATACTGACTTGGTATTGCTGCAGATCAGAATCCTGAAataggcatatatatatatatatatatatatatatatgcagtcGGTACGCTACTCACTGCTGTCATCATCTCTTCGAGCTTTCTTGATCTCATTTTGCACCTCCAACGGAATAGGCGGGAACATTGCCTCGACTTCTTCATTAGACAAATGAATAACCAGGCTGATGCCATTACCTCTCCCATCACATGGGGGCAATTTTCGCTTCCTCCAGGGGACCGGCGCCTTCGATTTCCTTGGAGCAGGCGGACACTTTATAACCGGTGCGATCGTATGATCCGCAGACACCGGGGTCCTAAATCCATCGTCTTCACTGTCAACTGGCCGGGTAACgtctccttctcctcctcctcctaaAGACCTCGTTTCACAGCAGTCCTTCGACAAGTccttttcttggatttcttctTCATTGCTGCACTGTCCTCCTTCATCTTCGTGttgttcctcctcctcctggtCTCCATCTTCCAAGTCTCGATCCGGGCTCTGAGATCCCAACGCGGGTCTGTCCCGAACCTTAGCTTTGCTGATGATGTCTTCCGTCAGTGCTTCGCCCTTGACGAGGTAAAGCTCAGTATTCGACATTACTTGGGGCGATATCGGCTCCAAAACCTACACGGCGTACATGAAGAAGGGAGGAAAAACCAAATCCCGAAGATAACAAGATCAGCTAACTGGCCTAGTAATATggagaaggaagaaaagatCGAGGGAGACGGAGGAAACTATATGAGTGAGTAGTATAAAAATTGTTCTGGTCATTTGCCGCGAATTTCTGAGCTCATAGCTctgtcaatatatatatatgtatgtatatgcgcGAGAAGAGAGATTGTATGTGCGTCGGATCCTTCGCCTAGGAATGCTTGAGAGGTTGAGAATTGGGAAACACTCCACTTCtctcttttcatttctttattaaaaaaaatccacattAAATTTACTTGTAATGCAGGAATTAATTCGAAATCCATCAGAATCACTTCAAAGTCAAAGTGGGAACAAGATGGTGCTCGAGTGAGATTTAATTTCAGGTAATAGACTAagaatatttaataatctcgagaatatatttttttcctccaGTTTGTATGATTAACTCATATTCAGAAGCTCAACAGATCTCGAGTAATCCAAGTCCGAGTAGAAGCGCAGCTTACCAATAGATATAACTCTTTCACATTAGTACCCAAAAAAGACTTTcccttttgttttattttatatattttttttaacttttgatTTGCACTTGcactactctttttttttaaatacttttttttcctatctTGTGATATATTTGTAGTTTGTTCTAACTTTGATGCATCCATGCACGTGGTCATTGGGGACCATTTGTTGAAATCGACATTCCCAAAAATCTCTATGATCTCATCCCAAGAGACTAATGGGAAAGAAATTTTCCATGATAAGGCAAGAATAATATGGTTGTTCACACGTCTTTCATTGTCCCTTGATATATATAGGGTAACATGCATATTAACCAACCAACATGGATTAGTTCAAGCAATTCGACGCTTATTTCGCTTAAGCAAGGTTTCATGTTCGAATTCTTGTAAATGATGAAAATCCACGCTGGaagagctttaccccttagtggacCGATCCTgctcgactggattaatcGGGACTCAATTGAGCTTCCGGATACTAGgattcacacacacacacaaaaatgCATATTATAACGCAGTAACTTAATTCTCATAGTGTCATCCTTGAAAACGGTAAAAATAAGGTCTATCTTTTTGCATCCGAAATACCATACATGTCCTTTGATTATGCATACTACGA
The sequence above is drawn from the Punica granatum isolate Tunisia-2019 chromosome 5, ASM765513v2, whole genome shotgun sequence genome and encodes:
- the LOC116206896 gene encoding cyclin-dependent protein kinase inhibitor SMR3-like; this encodes MSNTELYLVKGEALTEDIISKAKVRDRPALGSQSPDRDLEDGDQEEEEQHEDEGGQCSNEEEIQEKDLSKDCCETRSLGGGGEGDVTRPVDSEDDGFRTPVSADHTIAPVIKCPPAPRKSKAPVPWRKRKLPPCDGRGNGISLVIHLSNEEVEAMFPPIPLEVQNEIKKARRDDDSSE